From a region of the Lactuca sativa cultivar Salinas chromosome 4, Lsat_Salinas_v11, whole genome shotgun sequence genome:
- the LOC111912931 gene encoding cytochrome P450 CYP82D47, giving the protein MELSLLLSTTFTAILFSILLTFLLQILNSKRCDKAKNREPPQAKGSWPVIGHLHLLGGSELPQKVLGAMAETYGPIFTIKLGVHRALVVSSGEIAKECYTTNDKVFASRPKSMAVELMGYNYAMFGLAPYGDYWRQVRKIIMLEVLSQRRVEMLGHVRASEVRESVKDVYEAWVKNKESESSDMVKVDMQQWFGNLILNVIVRIVSGKRFSPNDEEGIRFQNVARRFFELLGAFVVSDFIPYLKCFDLGGYEKDMKKTAKEMDDIFEGWLQENKREKESKKQHESNQVFMDVLISVLEGASEEDFAGFDHNTIIKASCLAILIAGYDTTSVTLTWALSLLLNNPRALKIAQDEIDEHVGRERPVEESDMKNLVYLDAIIKETLRLYPAGPLSVPHESMEDCIVSGYNIPKGTRLLHNLWKMHRDPNIWSDPDEFKPERFLTSHKDIDVKGKHFELLPFGSGRRMCPGVFFALHALHFTLATLIQHFVLKKPSNEPIDMRECSGLTTSKATPLEVLLGPRLPLDMYPVSA; this is encoded by the exons ATGGAGTTGTCTCTTCTACTTTCAACAACTTTTACGGCCATCCTTTTTTCTATTCTACTAACTTTCCTGCTGCAAATCTTGAACAGTAAGAGATGTGACAAAGCGAAGAACAGAGAACCACCTCAAGCAAAGGGCTCATGGCCTGTAATCGGACATTTGCACCTTCTAGGGGGATCTGAACTGCCTCAGAAGGTTTTAGGTGCCATGGCAGAAACATATGGCCCTATCTTCACCATAAAGCTTGGTGTTCACCGAGCATTGGTGGTCAGTAGCGGGGAGATAGCTAAAGAGTGCTATACCACAAACGATAAGGTGTTTGCAAGTCGACCGAAGTCTATGGCAGTAGAACTCATGGGATATAACTACGCCATGTTTGGCCTCGCTCCGTATGGGGACTACTGGCGACAAGTGCGCAAGATCATCATGCTTGAGGTTCTCTCTCAGCGAAGAGTGGAGATGCTTGGACATGTTCGAGCTTCAGAGGTTAGAGAATCTGTGAAAGATGTGTACGAAGCTTGGGTAAAGAACAAAGAGAGTGAAAGTTCAGACATGGTCAAGGTGGACATGCAACAATGGTTTGGGAACTTGATACTAAACGTTATTGTTAGGATTGTTTCAGGAAAGAGGTTTTCACCTAACGATGAAGAAGGGATTCGATTTCAAAACGTGGCAAGGAGATTCTTTGAGTTATTGGGCGCATTCGTGGTGTCTGATTTCATTCCCTATTTGAAGTGTTTCGACCTGGGGGGATACGAGAAAGACATGAAGAAGACAGCAAAAGAGATGGACGACATCTTTGAAGGATGGTTGCAGGAGAACAAGAGAGAAAAAGAATCCAAAAAGCAACATGAAAGTAATCAAGTCTTCATGGATGTGTTAATTTCGGTTCTTGAAGGTGCCTCGGAAGAGGATTTCGCTGGCTTTGACCACAATACGATAATCAAGGCCTCGTGTTTG GCAATTCTAATCGCGGGATATGACACAACATCTGTCACTTTAACATGGGCGTTATCTTTGTTGCTCAACAACCCAAGAGCATTAAAAATTGCCCAAGATGAAATTGATGAACATGTTGGAAGGGAGAGACCGGTAGAGGAGTCTGATATGAAGAATTTAGTCTACCTTGATGCCATCATCAAAGAGACATTACGTTTATACCCAGCTGGACCTCTCTCTGTTCCACATGAGTCCATGGAGGATTGTATTGTGAGTGGCTACAACATCCCCAAAGGCACACGTTTGTTGCATAATCTTTGGAAAATGCATCGTGATCCTAACATATGGTCAGACCCCGACGAATTTAAGCCAGAAAGATTCTTGACAAGTCATAAAGATATTGATGTCAAGGGAAAACATTTCGAATTGCTTCCTTTTGGTAGTGGTAGAAGAATGTGTCCTGGTGTTTTCTTTGCTCTCCACGCATTGCATTTCACATTAGCTACTTTAATTCAACATTTTGTGCTTAAAAAACCATCAAATGAGCCCATTGATATGCGAGAATGCTCGGGATTGACCACAAGCAAAGCAACGCCACTTGAGGTCCTTCTGGGCCCCCGTTTACCACTTGATATGTATCCTGTTAGTGCATGA